The candidate division KSB1 bacterium DNA window ACTCGCCCACTCTGCCCATCACCATCTCTCCCTTTCAACAGTTCCGCCATTTTCGCCGGATCAGCTTGGCTCATGCGCGCTTCGGCGTAATGCGCGAAGTGGCCGACGCCCGCGGCTTGCGAGCTCCACATGTAGTTGCTCTCTTGCGCAGTCACAATCGGCTTGAGTGAGGCTTCGTCGCCTTCGATATAGAAAAGTTTTGGCCGCGTGCCTTTTTCAACTTTGCGCGCGGTCACTTGCTCGCGTGCTAATAGTTGTGAAATTTCGGAGAAGGGATCATCCATGTCGCCGGAGATGATGGCATGCTCCGGACAAACGTTGACGCAGGCCGGCTCGAGACCAATGTCGATGCGGTGTGCGCAGTAGTTGCACTTCGCCGCGGTATGAGAATTGGGGTCGATATATAAAGCGTCGTAGGGGCAGGCTTGCATGCAACCTTTGCAGCCGATGCAGCGGCGATTGTCGAAATCCACGATGCCGTCATCGCGTTTGAAGAGCGCGGTCACCGGACAGATTTCGACGCACGGCGCATCTTCGCAGTGATTGCAGCGCATGACAGAGAACAGCCGGCGCGTGTGGGGAAACTCGCCCTTCTCAATGTACTTGACCCATGTGCGATTGACACCGATGGCGACGTCGTGCTCGGCTTTGCAGGCAACGGTGCAGGCGTGGCAGCCGATGCATTTGCGGTTGTCGATGATGAAGCCAAAGTTCATTCCTTCCTCGCGGCGAATTTAAAAACAGAAAAATGCGAACAAAAAAATTTTTCGACACACCAGGAGCAGTTTCTAAATAGTGAAATTTTTGCAAAAAAAGCAAAATTTTTATTTGACCAAAGACAAAAAGGCGGAATGATTCTTCGGCAAAATAATTGCGCAATCATTCTAACGAGAAATTCACATTAAAAAAATCAAATAGTTTTGCCCAAAATGGTTTTGCCTTCAATCAGGCGATGCGGGTTTACTTTGTTCCCAGCGCCGTTTTGACCTGCTCGCCGAGCTCATCTTGAATCGAGCCGGGCATGCGCACATTTTTCATGAACGCCCATTTGCCGGCGTCTTCGAAGTACATTTTCATGCGAAACATCACCTCTACCAGGCGTACTTTGACGGCGTCGCCATCTTGGGCGACGACGATTTCGATGGGGTAGGCCGCGGCGTGGGCGAGGCCGGGGCATTTCAGTTTGTCGCGCGCATCATCGGCGCCGGCGCGCACGATGCTGAACGATTTGCTGTCCATCGGCGTGCCGGTGGTGCCGAACACGACGGTTTCGTAGGCCGGCAATTCCACTTCATAAATCAGATGCATGCCCCACTGCTTGCTCTTTTGGCTGAGGCCTTGCCGAACTTTCGCGGCAACCTCTTTCCAATTGCCGCCGGGAACTTTGGCTTGTTCAACCAGCTTGCTGTCGAACCTGCCGCCGGCCATGACCCCCATGGTTTTGCCGATATAGCCCTCCGACCGCATTTGGCCGTATTGTTTGTCACTCGCCTTTCCCTGCAGCGCGCCACTAATCATGTTGCGCAACGCTTGCAGATGCGCGGCGGTCATCGCCTCGTATTTTTGATCGTCCATCAGAACCGTGCGGTTGATCGAATGCGGATTGACCACCGCCACGTGAATGCCGTTTTCATCTTCGAAGAGATTGATGCGATCGACCACGGCAAACGGGCCGGTCTGGCGATTGGCCGCCATGATTTGCTGCGCATAAGCCGAATCATACAGCACGAACACGCGCACTTTATAGGGGCAATCTTCCGGCGCGCCGGCATCGACTTTTGCGAGCAGGCGCCGGCCCGCGGCGTTTTCAATCGCCGCTGAAACTTCATCGAATGTGCCTTGCACGGATTGCATGACATATTGATATACGCCGTATTCTTTGTTGCCGGCTTGCGGGTAAGCGCTGTGGAAGCTGAGAAGGGGGAAGAAAGCGACCACGGCAAATTTAACGAGAAGATTTTTGTTCATCACGTTTTTCTCCCGTGTGAATTTTGTAGTAGACCCTTCAGGGCCTCGCGCCTGAAGGGCATAACTGCAAAAATAATGAAAACGGAGCGCAGGCGCCGGCATTGCTGACCGGTTGCTGCACTCCGCTGTGCTTCACCTCACGATGCCTAAATTTTTGTAGTAGACCCTTCAAGGTCAGAAGACTGAGCAAATGAATGTGCCTGAAGGCACTACTACAAAACGCTTAAAACGAAAACCCGACGCCAAATTCCCATTGATCCATTTTCAGCTCGATGGTTTGCTGGCCGGGGAAGTCGAGCGGGTTGCCGCCGCTGACGCTGTTGGAAAAGGCGCGCATGGCGACGAAGCTGATTTCTTTCTCGCCGCGCAGCGCCTTGCTGAAGCCGACGGTGAGATGCTGCTCGATGACGCCGGGCGCGAGAATGTTGAACAGCACTTCGCTTTCCGGAATGGGCTGCTTGCCAAAAGAATAACCGGCGCGCCACGTCCAGCCGCCGCTGGTTTGAAAGTACACCCCGCCTTTGAACACCGTCATGTCTTTCCAGCCGAAGCCAGCGCCATTATCGTTGCCAAGCCGCGCGCGCTGAAGATTGGGCAGCATCGGATTGCCCACGGATTTGATGTCGCTGTACATCATTTGCTGAATGTCGAAGGCCAGTCCCATTTGCTCGAAGCCCAGCGCGACGCCCACGGTCCAATTCGCCGGAATATCGAAATCACCCTGCCCGGCAAACAAGCCGGCGTAATCGTCAAACTCGCCCATCTTCACTTTGGTCTGATACGAAGCGCCGACGGAGAGAAAATCCATCCATTCGCCCAAATAGCCGAGGCGCGCGCCAAAGCCGAAAGAGTTGCTGTGCGCATTATTGGAGAGTTTGCCGGCAGCGCTGGAGAACGGGCCGAACGCCAGCAAGCCGTTTGCTTCGAAGCGTTGATAGGAGAGAATGGGCGTGAGGCCGAATGAATGCTTGGCGCCGGCTTTTAACGCCAAAGTGGGCGCGATGAACAACTGCGACAAATCCACGCCGGTGGGCTTGAAACCAAAGGTCGGATGATCATAGTTGGTGTTCATGCCGCCGTTGCCATAAATCGAAATCCCGAAGGCGGTGTTGTCGTTCAAGCTCCAATTTGCCGCCAGCGAGGGAATGACGAACAATGTCGAGCCACTTTCCACCGTGCCGGGCGCCAAGCCGAACGTGCCGGGTTGGAGAGAGGGATTGCCCGTGACGGTGTATTGGCGATTGGGATTAAAAAAGGAGAGGCTCACGTCATAATGCTTTTTGCCAAACGCAAGTGCGGCGGGATTGGTTGCCGGCCCCAATGGCCCGAGCCGCAAAGCGACGCCGGCACCGGCAAGGCCCTTGTATTTGATGCCGTAGCCATGCGAGAAATAGCCGTTGGTGGCATGGGCTGTATTGAGGGCAAAACTGCCGAGCAAACATAGAACGGCCCAAAAGCCAAAAAAACTTTTGGAGTTGCTGAATCTTGCTTTTTGCATTTTCCTCCTCCTTTACTGTTAGGCTGTTATAAGCAACTTCTTTGCAAAAGGAGCAAAGACTTTTCAGTGGTATCCGGATTTGCCGAATCGTCCGGATTTAAGCCCTTAGATTTTTGATCCGGGCGATTCGTAAAATCCGGAGACAAAAGCTTTTCCTCTTTGGCTGCGCCCATTGGGTTCCGGCCCTGGCCTGCTTGGAGCATTGGCAGAGCAGGCTCGTCCGGGTTGGGATGCGAGAAAAAACAATTTTTAAAAAGGCAAATCAGATGCCGAAGCTTCTATGAGAGGCGATTGTCTATAAGCTGATAAAAAATTAGCAAAGTCCAATCTCAGGCAGTGATCGCAGAAAAGCAGTTTCTGGTATTGTTGCCACAAAAAACAACCAATGCCATAAAGCGCTCGCTTTAAGTGTGTGAAACAAGACGAGGATCGCCCGACTTATTTAAGATAAACCATTGTAACGAAAATAAGGTGAGGACACAACGAAATGGCCTGAATATTTCGGTATGGTTCTTGTTAAATAATTTGTGTTACGTGTTTTAATTCACCAATCTCCCACCACCAACTTAACTTACGCGGAGAAAGTATTATGAAGAACCGGCTGGTTTTGTTGCTCTGTTGTGCCGTCGCGATTGGCATGACGTGGGGTTGCAAAGGTGATCCGGTCGCACCCGAGTTGGTTCAACCCAACTTCGAGCTTTGGGTGGCGGATCAGGGCACGAACATGATTCACATCATCGATGGGGCGACGCTGCAAGTCACTAAAAGCATCAACATTCAAACGGAAACGGGGGCGACCAAGCCACACATGGTGGTCATGAGTCCCGATTTTCGGTATGCCTATTTCGCGTGTATTGGCTCCGGCCATACGGTAGTATACCGCGTGAGCGACTACAAAGCCGTGGCCACGCTTGCCACTGGGGCGAGTACTCACGCCGCGATTCCGAATTGGAACGGCAGACAAATCGCTGTCGCCGTCATTGGCGAAAAAGCTTTAAAAGAAATCATTGCTGATCCGGACAAAGAAACTTTCACCATCGGCAGAACCTTGAATCTTACGCAAGCTTTGCCGGATGCAGCGAATTATCCGGACAATGCGCCGATCTGCCAAATGTTTACTTATGACGGGGCGTCGTGCTACGTCACATTGCGAGGAGGCGGCTTGGCCATAGTCAATTCCGCCACCTTTCAAATAACCAAGTCCTATCCGCTCGCGCAAGTTGCCAGAGCCGGCTGCGGCCTCGTCAATGGCCCGCCGGGATCGGGACTCATGTTTGCGAACTCCGGCACATTGACCACCGGCAACTTCTACATATTTCAAACAAGCGGCCACAACATGGTGGCGAGCATGAGCACGGGCGCGGATGGCTTGGACGCGCACGGCGTGGCCATCACTCCGAACGGCAGACAACTCTGGATGGTCAATCGTTTGAGCGACAACGTGAAGGTTTTCGATTTTCAACAGGGCAGTTTTGTCGAAACCATTGCCAACGTTGGCGACGCGCCGGATTTGATGGTGTTTTCTCCGGAAGGCGGGCGCGCTTTCATCACGCTGCGTGGGCCCAATCCCTCCACGGGCACGCATGACATTCGCGGCTTGACGCCGGGCGTCGCCGTTATCGACGTCGCCAAGCGCACGCGAACCACCATCATCCCGCTCGGCAGCGACCCGAGCGTGAGTGATCCGCACGGCATCGCGCTCTTGCCGGCGCGGCAATAGGAGTTGCCCAATAATGGGGTTTCGTGGATCTCGTAGTAGCGCCCTCAGGCGCGGCATTTTCCAATGTGAACCTCGGGCCTCTGAAGGGGCTACTACGAAACGACTTGATCTTTTCTGGTACGCCGCATGGCTAGCTTGGCTGGGTGTCATTCTTCCCTCGCTTTTAACCGCGCAAAGCTTTACACGCGTGGTCGCCGGCGTGCCCGTGGAGCGTGAGGGGGTTCGCCTTGAGTATCCTTTTCTCGGCGGACTCGACCTTTTTTTGCCGCAATTCGTCGATATCGATGCCGACGGCGATGCGGACCTTTTCATCTCCGATGCCGATCGCAAATTGATGTTCTTTGAAAACATGGGACA harbors:
- a CDS encoding outer membrane protein transport protein, coding for MQKARFSNSKSFFGFWAVLCLLGSFALNTAHATNGYFSHGYGIKYKGLAGAGVALRLGPLGPATNPAALAFGKKHYDVSLSFFNPNRQYTVTGNPSLQPGTFGLAPGTVESGSTLFVIPSLAANWSLNDNTAFGISIYGNGGMNTNYDHPTFGFKPTGVDLSQLFIAPTLALKAGAKHSFGLTPILSYQRFEANGLLAFGPFSSAAGKLSNNAHSNSFGFGARLGYLGEWMDFLSVGASYQTKVKMGEFDDYAGLFAGQGDFDIPANWTVGVALGFEQMGLAFDIQQMMYSDIKSVGNPMLPNLQRARLGNDNGAGFGWKDMTVFKGGVYFQTSGGWTWRAGYSFGKQPIPESEVLFNILAPGVIEQHLTVGFSKALRGEKEISFVAMRAFSNSVSGGNPLDFPGQQTIELKMDQWEFGVGFSF